The following coding sequences lie in one Rutidosis leptorrhynchoides isolate AG116_Rl617_1_P2 chromosome 4, CSIRO_AGI_Rlap_v1, whole genome shotgun sequence genomic window:
- the LOC139904076 gene encoding protein CHLOROPLAST IMPORT APPARATUS 2, translating into MSSCLRGGTGRAYGFDLENIVKSTSNTSSRTSNSHSSSPSSTLSESSNSPLTVSTRKPRTQRKRPNQTYNEAAALLSTACPNIFSITKKNNNHSKFPNKHTYLFNEPPKLLLPFSVTERPIKAKSREIELSGRWNYSSSCNSMELSEGYEDDFDTESILDEEIEKGIDSILGNSNSNSNFNSVVENDEILNEKSCLGFNYDFNHNTCYGYPLGLGFGGNLEFNFGLGLRNGVKALRNVDDGNWWTNPEINMMNISSPASIKLKKAPIEKKKKVEELMKLKPESRKPVVKEEISGHGNGPRLLLKLNHDNVLSAWSDKGSPLPEEISGSESPGKDIHARLAQIDLFSENGGLREASVIRYKEKKRSRLFSKKIRYHVRKVNADQRPRSKGRFVRRSPTYEEQ; encoded by the exons ATGTCATCTTGTTTAAGAGGAGGTACAGGAAGAGCATATGGATTTGATCTTGAAAATATAGTTAAATCCACATCAAATACTTCAAGTAGAACCTCAAATTCACATTCATCTTCTCCATCTTCAACACTTTCTGAATCAAGTAATTCACCATTGACTGTCTCCACTCGAAAACCTCGAACCCAACGAAAACGACCCAATCAAACCTACAATGAAGCAGCTGCTCTTCTATCTACCGCTTGCCCCAACATTTTTTCAATCACCAAGAAAAACAATAATCATTCAAAGTTTCCAAATAAACATACTTATCTCTTCAATGAGCCACCCAAATTGCTCTTACCGTTTTCGGTAACCGAAAGGCCAATTAAGGCGAAATCAAGAGAAATTGAACTCAGTGGGAGATGGAATTATAGCTCTAGTTGTAATTCAATGGAATTAAGTGAAGGATATGAAGATGATTTTGATACTGAGTCGATTCTTGATGAAGAAATTGAAAAGGGGATTGATAGTATCTTGGGGAATTCAAATTCTAATTCTAATTTTAATTCAGTAGTGGAAAATGATGAAATTTTAAATGAAAAATCTTGTTTAGGGTTTAATTatgattttaatcataatacttGTTATGGGTACCCATTGGGGTTGGGATTTGGGGGGAATTTAGAGTTTAATTTTGGGTTAGGATTAAGAAATGGTGTGAAGGCATTGAGGAATGTAGATGATGGTAATTGGTGGACCAATCCAGAGATCAATATGATGAACATTTCGTCGCCGGCATCGATAAAATTGAAGAAAGCTCCAATTGAAAAGAAGAAGAAAGTGGAGGAGTTAATGAAGTTGAAACCCGAATCTAGGAAACCAGTTGTTAAGGAGGAGATTTCGGGTCATGGAAACGGGCCTCGATTGCTACTGAAATTGAATCATGACAACGTTTTGAGTGCTTGGTCGGATAAAGGGTCGCCGTTGCCGGAGGAAATTTCAGGGTCAGAGTCTCCGGGTAAAGACATTCAT GCAAGATTGGCTCAAATAGACTTATTTTCGGAGAATGGAGGGTTGAGAGAGGCTAGTGTTATTCGTTATAAGGAGAAGAAGCGCTCGAGGTTGTTCTCTAAAAAGATTAGATATCATGTTAGAAAGGTCAATGCTGATCAACGACCTAGATCTAAG GGGCGATTTGTTAGAAGGTCTCCCACTTATGAGGAACAATGA